GGGCTTATGATGATTAAACAAAGATGAATCGCCACAATTTTTTGGACTCAGAAAGCCAATTAttgatattaaaaaaaataaataaaactaatcaTTTGAACTCATAATGAACTAGAAGAATGGAACAAAGATGAAGAATGGCTTGCAGCTGTATAATGTATGCCCTCCTCCTCTGTTTGGGAGCCTAGAAAATATTTCCATCTCTCTGCTCGACAAGTTGTGTTTTTCTTGAGTTCTTGACGATATTTAAGTTCGTCTATTGCTATGGAAAAATGAAGCTAATTTATTCCTTTTGTAATTTGCTAAAGAAGAGATGCCTTCGAACTATCATGGAAACTAAACGATTCAATCAGGGAGGGTCCATTCAGTACAGAATAAAACAAAAAGTTCTTTCCAGCTCCAACTCTGGTCCGAAATTTACAGGAAATCGGTAAAATATGATTTTCCCCCTTAAAAGCTATTGCCCAACACTCGATATACTGTTCAACCATGTCCACATTCATTGAATTAAGCACATACTGATAAAtcggtttttttttttcccttcttgCCCTTATTCcccttaaaaaattatatatccaTTTGCTTAATGAAAGGGTCAACATGTTAGATCGAATGGTATGATCTCCCGCAGACAGATTGGTCGGGAAAGACTAAAAGAGGGATCTTTGGAACTTGAATgcttcaaaaatttcaagaataCCAGAAATTATAAATCTTTGCACATTTTCCATTAATGAAAACTGCACATCCGATACCCCCCCCCCCTTATAAACATCCACTCCTCTCAAACATCATACCCAATAATAAAACGAAAATACAAAATTCCATTgaaggtttcttttttttttttcccattctTGTCCCGATCTTgttttttcgttttttttttttcaaaattgatgATGATACAATTAtcatttaaagaaaaaaagaagatgtAATTACGACACCGTAACAATGCCCGTCCGAACAGTTTTGTTGGGTGTAGAGCTCTTTGAATCCGATTTTCTAAGAGATCGGCCagatttcaatttcttttctctgCCTTCATCGATCTCCATCTGTTCTTGTCTACACTCTTTGCTGCAAAACGGTGTATTCCCTCtgcaatttaaaaataataataaccatcAGAAAACAAGATTCTTTCATAATCAAATCCGGTTCAaaatacaaaattcaaaattcaaccaACCTGTACATGAAAATATCGGAATTATGAAGCGATTTGCCGCAAACGGAGCAGGCATCCAGATAATGAGCCTCGTAGTGATCTGGGCACCCTGAGTAATAATAATAACCCGACATATTAGTTGCTTGTTTAGTGTGGCCGGAACTGAAAAAGGTTGGAAGAGAGTGTTGTGAGTTGAGGGAGGAAGGGCAGTTGAGGGTTGGCAGCTATATATAAAGAAAGCGTCAGCTTGTAGCTTAGATTTTGACTCGGTGCAATCAGGTAGTACAGGGACTACTGTAAGACTATGTAGCCCCAAATGGACAGGTGTGTAAATTTGATTGGCGATGTTGTAAAAGTAAGTGCATTATGATACGCACAAATCCAAGGGCGGTATTGGAAATGAAAAGCGGTAttataaaaatgcttgattattgATACGCTATCTTTCTTACTTTCTGCCaaagttatttattttatatttttaattaattaaataaagtgagTTGCTTTTTCTCTCTCTGATGATTACGAATAagaatcaaattttatttttttaatatgccAGGTGTCTGTTTTTAACTAATTACTGGTTTAGGGTTACCGATGAAtattattttaatcttttttCAAGTCACCATTGTGGTTTTGGTTCAATGAACTCAAACTCTGCCGTACGTAGTGTTGGATCTTTGGGTGGAGAGCAAAAACACGTGCCACAATCAAATGAAACTTTGTGGCAAATGATGTCCGTAACTACATTTGTCATTTTACGATATGGTCCATGTTGTGTTTATGCCATGTTTTTTTGGCTTCTAATTTCATTATCAATATTTATGAAAATCGAATTATTAAAAAAACTgattataaatcaaaataaaatgatcaaattctccaataattataaaaataataatttttttgtgtACATTAATAAGTTATCAACTTACGCCAATAGAAGGGAAAAAAACAATTGTGGGCGGTTCCTGAATTCTCCAGAGGAAGGAGGACCACTTGTTTTTTGGCTGGTTTTTTTTTCCAACTGGGATTGAGAAATTGGTAGGGTCCACAAGTAGAGGAAAACAAAAACCGAACTAGGAGCTGAGTAGACGTAGGCCCCACCGATGGAACACAACCCGACAAAAACATCGAAGAAGGGGGCCCACCTGACTCATCATCTTGCTGGCTTTATTACACCTAAAGGTCCATGCATGCTGCCCGTGAAACCCGGGCAGCGTCCCCCAACGTTCTACCATTCCATTGCCCGTGTATGTTGCGTCCCGATTCGATCGCCAGCGCAGCACCATAGAATTATTTGCCGCATCATACGTGGCGGATGTAGGAAAAATGATACTGATTTATTGTAGCGGTCAGGATTGAGATCAAGGGCTTATGAGTTGGTGGTGGTGGTGCTCACGGTGGAGTCGTCGCCATAGTGGGAATCAATTATTGAGTGGGGGCGGGATGTGGACCGCTTGCACATGCTTGTTCCCCCTACTTTGGAGCTCCACTGTAGTAAATGCTCTTTAAATTGACTAGTTTAAGTATCAGATCCCTTCGAATTTAGGTAatttcaactttttctttttggaTGATTTCATATCAATTTTGTTTTagatttaagttattttattttgtattagTTTTAAATTTACGTCACTTTGTTTTCAATTATTTATAGTTTTGAATTTAAATCATTTTTGATTTTATATTTAAAGTAGACTTTACTTATTAATTATCATTATTGATAAAAACTATCAAAAGTGATTTATTTCACATTCAATCACCGCTCTATCTAAATCTATAATGACAAATCAGTTGTCCAAGATGACGTATGATTCTATAATGACAAATCAGTTGTCCAAGATGACATATGATTCTATCTTCTTCTTCTCCATTCAATTTTACCTTGAGCTGTTTAATTCGTATAAAAGGGGAGGGATTGTTTTTTCGTAGAAATAAGAGTATGTCCAAAAGTAACGTCTAACCAAAGCTTCCAACTATTGTAAGAAAAGCAGTCCAAAAACGCAAAGGAACTAAGCCAATAATTTAAAAGTAGGATAAGAGATTGAATAAACTCAAGCTTTCAAATCAAAACTAACAGGTGGGATTTAAGGAtaatgtttttctttttctttttttcagaaAGAAATAatgctttttttccttttttttaatgcgatatttaatgaaaaaaaaaaagtaaaaatttattTCCAAAAGGTAGAGTTTGAATTTCAGTGTATACAGAAAAttgaattcaatttaatttaataatttagtgGACATTATGCAAATGAACAGATAAATTCATCCTGTTGCCTTGCATTCATCACTATCATTGTAATAAGGTTTTgtttaaatcataataaaatatcacTTCGCCAATAAAATCACATTATTTTATTCATTACATCATGCATCCACTTTTTAAATTTGTggtaatcaaatttaacttttgTACCCATGCCAAAATTAACatctttataaaatatatattgggttcaattttattatttttactattaatttATCTACCATGCATAAAATATATAGATTAATTTAGATGGGTAAATTTAGTCGCTTACAAATTTGAAAATAACCTAATTTAGTTAAACGAATTTAATAATTACCGTGGTCAACAACAAAGTTTACAgactaaaaaataaacaaattaaagtatAGAGACTGGAATATGGTATTTAAGGGATGTAAAActttttctttgaaaaaaaaaaactaatagtaAGTATAGCTTTAAATTAGAGAAGTTATAGCACtgtatttaataataaaagttGATTGTAACGTGATTAATTCCAAAGCTCAACAATTAGCAAAAAATTTCTCACTAAGTATTCTTTCTTAAAAGGAAAAACCCCCCCAAGTGCAACAACACAATATAAAAAGCAATCTGACTAGATGCTATGCAAGCTCAggaatttgtttaatcatttatTGGATTTGGAAGTAAAAAACACCTTTTTCTTGTTTTTCGGAGTGACGAtgattcttttctttatttatgaAATATATAAAAGTTGACATGGCAAGTACTCCTTCAAGTTCCAAGCTTTTATTTTAAAGTCATAACTTGGATGATCACCGGACAACAAATAGCCCATAATACATCATCACCTTCGACTCCTTTTGAATCGAGTGGTAAAAAATTTAATGCCTTTAAGCAAGATTCcaaatttaagtttttttaattaaaaaaaaaaaaaaacagtacaGAAAGAGCTTACCCTCCGTCTGACTTGATTCTAGATTTAATCAAAACCCAATGTGGCAAACGGATACCAAAGTTTGTCAGACCAAAAAGAACACACCACCTACATTTTTATAGATGCTAAATATTAGTGCTGAGATCTTATGAAGTGATTTTCTCTGTTATATTAATTCCCTTAGCTTTAATCCCTGGCCGTTGCTGCTTTTATGCTACTACCACTAATACTAGTGTATTTGATTATATATCAAATCAAAATCTCCGGTTTCCTCTTTATTAATCAAGCAGTATCTCTTTAAATATTCAGAACAAATAGAACCACCGTATTCAGAATAACATCAGCTTCCATGAGATAAACCTAAAAGAGAAGGGGACAAATGGACTAACCAATGAACATAATGGCAAACAACGGTTAGCCTGTGAGAGCTGAGTTAAGTGCGCTATGAACATCAATCCCAATCTGTGCTTCAGCTTTCTCCAATTCAGTTGTGGCTGAGCTCAGCTTTTGGGTGAAATCTGCAAGCCCTTTCTGGACAAGGTTTGCATCGATCTGATCGAGTGGCACTGCCTCGACAGCAATTATATCTGCAAATGAGTTGGCATGGATAAAAACAAAACCGCTGCTGACAAAATACTTTGTAGTTTCACTTCCTTCATGCACTGACAGCACACCAGGCTTCAATTCTGCAATTGTTGCTACATGTCCTGGAAGAACACCCATCTGCCCGGTTGTGGCTGGTACTATAACCATGTCAACCTGGACACAGGGAGTTCAAGATTTAAGAGATTCATCTAAAGAGCAACATATAGTCAATGATTTCAGACATTATTATCATTTTGCCTTCATCCACCTCATTCTTTTTTCTCTTACGCAGTACATCAACACCATGAAAAGTTGCATTACTGTTCCAAATTACACAGGCCTAATATTCATGGAAGAACCTACCATGCCCCTCAGCCAAACCCACACTGAAAACAAACaagaaaaacataaaaaacaCACATGCATTCCTCTCTCTCATTGTTTCATTTATTATCAATCAGAATGGCTTCTAGGGCAGGGACAGTTCAATATTGTAGCTTTACTTCATTATGTTTACCATTGCTCAAACTTAGCAAAAGAGCAAGAAAAACAACAGTGAACTTAGGTTGAGTCATCCAAATTGAATGGAAGTGCCATATAAGGTCAGATTTAGTTGAAAATTGAGGAAATTCCCTTAATGGTCTTGGTGTTGGAATTTTCTGAGAGGAAATATAGATGGAAATGGAAGAAGAATGTTTAAAATACAGTATCTTTCAATCACAGCAAGGATTTAAAAACTTGATCAAATATCAGCATGGTCACCATTCTTGATGGAACATAAATAAGTGACAGATTCACTATTGGTTTGGCTGTTAGGGTGCAATCTTTTTGAGTTGCACACCTCCACTTTCTCAAAATCAATCTGTAATCATAAGGCTGAAAATAACTATCTTTGTACAACTTATAAGGGGTTCCATTCAATGGCAGAATGTCTTGACAAAACAAAAAAACTAAAATCAGAAATCCGTAACATATTTAGGAATATTAAGGAACTAATATGTTAACAAATAGGCATCATTCTAATAACATTGCACCAAATACTGGATCTTTTTATTGTTGTTGCCTCAGAATTACTTACAATTATCTGGCTAAAGTAAATCCAGCTTTAAAAAGTCCAAACAAAATACGCTGTTTATACTTAAGGACAAAGTTACGAAATGCAGTTCATAAGTACAAAGCAGATGTCAATCAAAACACAACCCCTCACTCTCTTTGTAACGGCCATTATCAACATTACCACATTTTCTAATAACCATTTTTAATGAAGTTACAACTGAACAAGCATGTTATACGACTTTAACTCCTACATCTA
Above is a genomic segment from Gossypium arboreum isolate Shixiya-1 chromosome 8, ASM2569848v2, whole genome shotgun sequence containing:
- the LOC108468914 gene encoding FCS-Like Zinc finger 3-like — translated: MSGYYYYSGCPDHYEAHYLDACSVCGKSLHNSDIFMYRGNTPFCSKECRQEQMEIDEGREKKLKSGRSLRKSDSKSSTPNKTVRTGIVTVS
- the LOC108467716 gene encoding ATP synthase subunit delta', mitochondrial-like, with the translated sequence MLRRALGLLPRPIAAARARSFSTDLPAAHTADATFMEAWNKVMPNMDPPKTPLSFMHPRPPTPSSIPPKLTVNFVLPYASELSTKEVDMVIVPATTGQMGVLPGHVATIAELKPGVLSVHEGSETTKYFVSSGFVFIHANSFADIIAVEAVPLDQIDANLVQKGLADFTQKLSSATTELEKAEAQIGIDVHSALNSALTG